From Piscinibacter gummiphilus:
GCCGCCGCGCTGTCCGACGGCAACGGCCGCGACATGGTCGATGGCCTGCCGCTCGACAGCACCGGCCACAAGGACGCCCAGGGCAAGCTCTTCTTCCAGACCACGCTCGTCAACGTCGCCCTGCCCGCCGGCCTGCCGCAAGGCAAGGCCGACAACCAGATCCTCGGTGTGGTGCAGGCGCTGCGCGAGCAGCACCCCAAGCGCGAGGTCGTGCTGGTGTCGAAAGACATCAACATGCGCATCAAGGCGCGTGCGCTCGGGCTCAACGCGGAAGACTATTTCAATGACAAGACGCTCGAAGACGGCGACCTGCTCTACACCGGCGTGCAGCCGCTGCCGTCCGACTTCTGGGACTTGCACGGCAAGACCATGGAGAGCTGGAACCAGGGTGGCAGCACCTACTACCGCATCAGCGGGCCGATGGTGCCGCAGTTGATGGTCAACCAGTTCGTCTACCTCGAAGCGCCGGGCGCTGCGCCGCTGTACGCCAAGGTCGCCGAGATCACCGGCAAGACCGCGGTGCTGCGCACGCTGCGCGAATACACGCACCAGAAGAACGCCGTCTGGGGCGTGACGGCCCGCAACCGCGAGCAGAACTTCGCCCTCAACCTGCTGATGGACCCGGAGTGCGACTTCATCACCCTCACCGGCACCGCCGGCACCGGCAAGACGCTGATGACGCTCGCCGCCGGCCTGAGCCAGGTGATGGACGACCGCCGCTACACCGAGATCATCGTCACCCGCGTGACCGTGCCCGTCGGTGAAGACATCGGTTTCCTGCCCGGCACCGAAGAGGAAAAGATGGGCCCGTGGATGGGCGCGCTCGACGACAACCTCGAGGTGCTGTCCAAGACCGACAGCGGTGCCGGCGAATGGGGCCGTGCGGCCACCAACGAC
This genomic window contains:
- a CDS encoding PhoH family protein encodes the protein MPLPKPPAKRAALLTPADFESQAAPKPGKRTQKHAASDPSGPAVLDLLEPPREAAPLIARAAVPAPMAARPPLPEPRRRKPRHTGPAKLFVLDTNVLMHDPMSVFRFEEHDVYLPMITLEELDDHKKGMSEVARNARQVSRDLDALAAALSDGNGRDMVDGLPLDSTGHKDAQGKLFFQTTLVNVALPAGLPQGKADNQILGVVQALREQHPKREVVLVSKDINMRIKARALGLNAEDYFNDKTLEDGDLLYTGVQPLPSDFWDLHGKTMESWNQGGSTYYRISGPMVPQLMVNQFVYLEAPGAAPLYAKVAEITGKTAVLRTLREYTHQKNAVWGVTARNREQNFALNLLMDPECDFITLTGTAGTGKTLMTLAAGLSQVMDDRRYTEIIVTRVTVPVGEDIGFLPGTEEEKMGPWMGALDDNLEVLSKTDSGAGEWGRAATNDLVRSKIKIKSLNFMRGRTFLNKFVIIDEAQNLTPKQMKTLITRAGPGTKIVCLGNLAQIDTPYLTEGSSGLTYAVDRFKGWPHSGHVTLARGERSRLADFASEVL